ttggagagggggcagcacaGGAGTGTCGAGAAGGTTAGAGAGTTCAGCCAGGGAGCCGAAGTTGCGGTAGGGCTGAGGAGTCAGGAGGGGCTCAGTGGAAGCCAGCTCTTCGCCCTTAAATTCCTCCTCCACGGCATCACTCAAGTGTTTCTGAGGAGCTTCGGGGGCTTTGCCTTCAATCTCATTGTGGAAAAGCATGCCCAGGCGCCGAGCAAAGGATCCAACTGTTGCTGTAGCGGTAAATAAGAGTACAACATGTTACAGGGCATTGTGCAGGTAAGAAAAACCAAGCTAAAAGTTCATCTTTAACCAAATCGTTACCTCTCATGACTTCTCTGGCAGGGGTGCGGGAAATGCCGACAGTAGGTGAGCGAGGATCCGTGAATGCCAGTGGACACTCAACAACAGCTTTGAGTCCAAGCCCACCAAcctaggggaaaaaaaaaaatgaaacggTAAACATGTTTTGAAACCCTTCACCCAGTTAACAGTATGTCCGGTCTGCCAGGTAACCTACCTGAATGGGCGTACGATCGATTCCCGTTGAAGGCGAGCGTGGATCAACGAGATGATTGACTCTGACGTTTTTGATGGCTGGTTCTGGTTTTATTGGTGCACATATCTTGCTCTCACTGGATCCCATGATGCTTATTTAACCTGAACTGGCACACAGGTCAATTTCTATCACAGACAAATAACAACAAtgcaacagaaaacatgacaaacaaacctcgcaaaccaaaaataaataaataaaataaatataatacaagaataaaaaaaaaaagagatattatCTAAGGATTTTATGTaatttgtaaataaatgcacatttttatatGGTTATAAACTTCCATAGAGTTACTATCCCATGCAGTGTTACAGACAGTAACATAACcaagttaaaacaaaacactgtggcGCCTTGGGCGTGAAATTATCCAACTTAACTTGTATAATATGACACAAAGGTACACGTTAAAATTAATATTcatacatgatgatgatgacaacatGTTTTCAAGTGTGTTCACATATTACTACGTCTGCGTAATGTTTAAAAACGACCTGTACGTTAGAGTAAACAACAAGCTAGCTTAGCTTTAGCCACTTAGCTTCAGTTTCTCggtttcattcataaaaaaaacacgtgaAGACGAAACGTTCTGTTTGTAACCGTTAAACCGCAACGAGTTTGAGCGTGCAGGCTACGTTAACTTAACACGAGCTCCGGTTTTAAATATATTACCTGGCTTACCTTAAACGAGACGAGTTGTTCAAACGTGCTGCTGATCTCTCTTTTCACTAATTCACACTCGGGATAAACAGGGGACACGGACgacttttaaaacatttaaatggtGCGGCTGCATGCGTGTTATTTTTGAATGAACCAATCAGCGTTCGCGTCCTCTCCGGCTCCTTGCCGCTGATTGGCTTAGAGCACGGTGATCCAGATATGGGCGTGGCGTCCTGTTGCTGATAACGCATTTGAAAGTTGCAGAAAATGCATGCGTTGTTTTTTATCAcgtgaaatatgaaatgttatAACGTTGAAACACGTGTCTCCATGACCAAACTGCCTAAAGAACATATAAGATTCAGTAAAGTGATACTATTTAAGGACATCATGGAGAACATAGTACAAGAATATACCAtgaatttatatattatttgtggAAAAAGTTGACTTTGTAACAGATCATGACAGAAATATGGACTAATTAGACATTTACTGCACAGTTATAGTTACCGTATAATAAAAAATTCAAACGTTCAAAAAGcaatacaaatgaatgaaaaatatgtaTTGATAAAGGTAAAGTTACCTAAATTGTTTTTCAATAATTCTACTGTAAACGCTTTTTTGGAAAGGCGTTTAAGTTTAATTTTTGTTATCTGTTTACCTATCTATCATTTTATCTCataatgcatttgttttgtacttcctaaatttatttaacattttgcgATCATTTAAATTTTTAGGATGTCCaacccacacagacagcagcagcaggaactAGAGTAGTaaagttcctcaaacgtccacttgagacagaacatttcaacctccataagctccattaataaaatgtccaacttcacagcagaaacaaacatgtttacagcctggtacagcaAACGGGTTTAGTTCATTTCCTtgctcatgacaactgtattgagtcagatttttctttgtaaCTCATCgattcaaatcatattaaggcttaaagttatgcataatggTTTGTGCTGTTACaggtagcttgtttgagcaacgAGTTGTCATTCAGCACACTTTAGGTCCACCAATGAtgacaggtccttcattccaacagctgtcagactctttaacaccagcatgactttttctagagatttcttatttatgactACTATTTATgactgtgacaagtgaatttccccagtgtgtaATCATTTAAGTCTATCTTATCCAGTCTAAATCCCCATGTAAACTAAAAAGAGCAAATTCAAACAGTTTAATTAAGCCTATTCTACAAAATACTTGATTTATATTCTTAGTGCGAGAGAAATTCATACCACCATCTGTTATTTGTTATCAGATTTGTTAAGCAAGTCTCTGTTCAGCTCTCCAAACCACCGGAGCCAAGTCATTTTGTTCActaaatcagaaaacaaaaatcaccaaCAGATGTTTGGAATCAAAGCTTTATtgctgaatattatattaaacattGCAGTCAGGATTTAACTAACCTGAAAACAATTATAGTGCAACAATTATGTTACAATACACAATATGGCATTTAGCATTATTTTACAATGAAGCAAATTGTTTTACAAGAGCaatatgaaaaaagagaaagagaggaaggagccCAGAGAAATCATTCTCAATGATATTACAATTATATGATCTCGTCATCTGATGCACGATTAATAACCCCCTGCccaaccccaaacacacacgcacacatactgtacacacacacacacacacacacacacacacacacacacacaccgaatcATAACAGTAACAGTCCCGCTGGTTGTCAGTTCATCATCCTGGCTGATAATTGATTactaaaaaattaaataaagtataaaaagaaacaagctgCTGTAGAACTTCTTATTAGTGTATTTGTACACTGGACCGGCCTAATCCTTCTCTCAGGAGCACTTTTGATAAAAAGTAGTACTCTTTTCAACATTACAGCAATATTGTACCTTTAATCTGCGTAACCGTAACCGTAATGAGTATACAGTTCAACCTACAACCTTCTGTTAAGAAAGACTGTGAGCGCATTGAGTCATGATAAACATATGTCCACACACTGAATACAGAACCGATTCACTCAGTCttcatcatttacatttttcgTCAAATCAAAGTTACATTTCATTGATCTCCAGATCGACACAGAAGGAGGAAATGTGAGGACcgtcaaaaacataaaatgcagtGACATGACTGTATTACTGCTTGCTGCGTCTTCCAGGTAGAGACTAATACTGTAATGTTCAATAAAAGTCATTTAAGTGCACATGACCATGATGTTGATGTCTCTAGGATGTTGGATAATTCACAGTGTCTTCCTCCTACTTTTCTCTGGAACCGTTACCACTCTGATCGCTCTCTTGTTCACTCAAGTCACCCAAACATTTACCTcccaacaaaaaacactcacactcaataacccccctccccccagccGGCCTTCATTCAGTcccaccctccacctctctctggcAGAAGTGAGCCAGCAATGTGTCCAAGTCCCGACGGTCAGCAGCAGCATACAGAGAGCTCTCTCCCATCATGCTTAGAGCCATGCGCAGGGTGGACCAGATGTTGTCAGACATCATGGTGGCTGCGGCACCTCCAGGCCCCCTCACAGCTCTCGCTCTGTCCCCGGCGGCCTGGCGCTGTAGAGACAGAGCTTCAAGGAAGTGCTCCACTGCCTCTCTGAggatgaaggagaaagaaagcaagatgAGCCACTCACTACACCACTATTTATTTGAGTTTCACCGATGATTACTCTGacaatatactatataatatgtaataatcaaattgttattgtttttttttcctgccctGATATATAAATgtggtggacaaaatattacaaacaccACAGCTCATATGATACGATACAAAGTGCAGCCTTTGAAATTAAGTTAAATCATCACCTCTCTTTACATTACAACCTTAATAAAAGGTAGGGTTTATTTCAGAGCTGTTTTACATATGTATTATGTAGCATTGATTTTAGCTAGGTGTACAAAATAAACTGGAAACtcagtttattttacaaaaGTGCTGTTGCCATCTAGTGGAAATAAAAGCTATTACATTGCAGCAGGGTTCGTAAGGTTCCTATATTACTCCAGATACTGCAAGAATCCACAATCCAAGCAGACAAGTAGAAAGATAATTTGCTGGTATTACATCCCTTAATTAAAGCTTATACACATCTCCAACCCTCCTTCACCTGTGTGCTCCTAGGTTGACGCAGCTGATTCCCAAGTTGTAGCGACTGCGGACAAAACCGGGCTGCAGTTCCAGAGCTCTCCTGTAGGCAGCCACGGCCTCCTCTGAGCGGCTACCATTAGCGAGCGTAGCACCCAACTTATTCCACAGCAGGTAGTCCTGAtgggagacaaaacaaaaaaagtgagagCCCcgaaacaaacagaacatgcAGTGTGAGGACAGATGTTAGGATCTTAGCTCTGACTTCTACTCTAACCTGTGGTGTGACAGAGAGAGCGGCGCTGAAACAGTCCACCGCCTTATCGTACTCCCCGCTGAGGTTAAAGAGAACTCCCAGACCACACTGCAGCTGTGGGTCCACCTGGGAGGGATCAGAGTTGGCTGCATGCAGGAACAGGGACTGGACATCAGTGAACAAAGATCTgtgcaggaaaaaagaaagagtcgGAAAACATTACACTATTTTACAACCCGTGAGTTCTGTTTTAAATCATTCCATGATCCCACGTGTGTGATACTCACTCTGGTAGCAGTGATCCGAACCGCTCCCTATCCTTGTTCCTGTCTCTGGCACCTTCCTTTTGGCGCTCGAGTTCATTCTGCTCCCACACAGAATGGTATTTTGGATTGTGTTTCAGCCAGTCGCGAAGAGTCTCACAGGCCTGCCTGTGCAGCGATTCGTTAGTGAAACTGACAGCCAGCGCCATCAGAGCAGTCAGGTTGTCGTTCTTTAGCTCTATACATCTGACGAAAAAAGAGGAGACAATGGGAAGGGGGAACATTATCTTGTTGTTAAACAATGACTCACTTATTTGAGACAGCAAATGTCAGAAAGTGTCTAACACTTGATTCATGGGTGGAAAATGACACAGGCACAAAAACCTGAGCTGGAAGGCTGTGTACACTCACACTGATAAGGTGAAAGGATGGAAAGTATTTCCATGAATGAGTCATTGTGCTTTTCATGTAACTATTTTTATCATTGTTTACTCAAGAGTCAGTAGAAAATTACCTGCATACGTGTAGCTCATTATTAAACTTCTAACAAATGAATCAGGACTAATCCCAATACACAAAACTACCATCATAACAATTGTGTATTCATAACACATATTTCCTGGTGTGACAATATAAAAAGATCCTCCAGAGCAGCTGTAATTGCAAACTCTGATGCACTGATTGTCGTGTTCTCTCCAATTATTGctaaatacagtacatatattttGCCATTTTGATTCCCACCTGCGGAGGGCGCTGATGGCAGCAAACTCTTGTTCGTTCTCTGCCTGACAGGTTCCCAAATATTGCCAAGCCTGCAATTTAATGAAAAGAGATGTACACAAAGCACAGCATCAGTACAACTGCCTTTTGTGGGGAAACACATATAAAGTAAAACTATAAGTAAGGTGAGTTTTTGGGgcagtttttacatttattaataaaatggCGTGCAAAAACAGGCTGGAAGAGGCTTACCAGCTGGTTGTCTGGTTCTCTCTGTACAGCACTTTCAAAGAACCGTACAGCACCCGGGATGTCGCCTGCCTCCATCCTCTTCACTCCCTCTGACAAAGGGTCCGGGTGGGATAAGTAAGGGTTGTCCTCTTCAAACTGATAGCCCTGGAACAAGCATCAGGAAAACATACAGGCTGCTCAGAGCATCATGCAGATAGATCAGGTACATGAgatgcagcagcacagtgcCTGTCATGTAATTTTAGAGTTGTATGCgcaaaaaatgaacaatttcaGCAGATGCCTGCTCTCAGCTGGTTTGACAGCTACCTTGTCATAAGAAGTGCTGAGTAGCTGATCGAAGTCAGACAGCCAGGGATGGCTCTCTGCGTCCCTCTTTGCCATCTCCTCCCactcctgctgcagcttctccCAGAAATCCACATCACtctgacaaaatgacagataCGCACCATTACTTCAGCCTCCTCACATCATGTATCACACTCTATAATAGACatgtttgaccttttctttcACCATGGATTGATGAGAATGCACTGATGGCATTTTGTCACATAActaagtaaaaaaaagacagacagtttgttttttctctcaaataGGATCAAGTTCCTTTATCAAGGGCTTGTTAAACTATTAGTTTAGGCAAGTCCAGTAGAAGCGGGGTGATGTTCCACGTCTGGcatgagaatcagcacctctaaGTGGAAATggttctctgctggaaaacagtGGAATAGTCCCTTCaggttgggagtgagttgctgGTCCCAGCAACTATCTTTGAGTCTTTTTTACAAGTGATGGGAAAATTAAGTTTTTCAGTCCACCTACAGTCCAATACTTACCTAtagtcatgagctttgggtagtgaccgaaagaatgagatcaagGATCGGCATATGATTAGGTGCCTTCCTTTAGAGGTATGTTGAACTGGTAGGAGACCCGGGGCAGACCCAAACTCCCTGaagggactatatagcccatttggcctgggaatgcctcagGAGGAGCTACTAGACTGCGTTGCTGGGGGAAAGCGGCATCcttgctaaacctgctgccactacGACCCAACCCCAGATAAGCAGAAGCAAATGGATGAATATCCAACTTACTTTGCTCACAATTAATATGCAGCACTTTGGCTTTAGCTCATTTATTCTTCCCTCACCTCGACTGCAGCTTTAGCTTCTTGGAAATCTGGTCCTGCTGTGGCAAACTCATCCACCCAGGCCTCAGCTGAGTCCACTGACACCTGAATAGCAATGAAGAGCAATGACAATGACAGTTGACCTGAGTCAGCAGGTGCTTGCTATGAAAATTGTTATTAGAGCCAAAGATGGGGACATTAAAACTGGAAAATTATAGAGGAAAGTGGATGAAGaaggaaaagatgaaagaagaaacaacacagaaaaagcaaattGTCTCCTACTCCTTTCTTACATTGCTTCCTAATTAActcctgatttttttaattagatcAAAAATGCAGTAGTCagcaacaaaataattaaatgcaGCATGTATCATATGGTTTACGTGTAGGACCAAACGGAGTACAACACTAGCTGCAAAACTTAAAATATAGCAGTAACTGcaactaaaactgaaaaaccTATCGCTGCCACGACCACAGAGGTCCTACCTGCCTGACGACCTTGGCCCACTGCTCTGCTTGTTTAGCTTTAACTTTCTCAATCTTCTGATCCCTCTCTGCGGGTTCCAAGGGAAGACTCCCTCCCCCCGTCTCCGTCAGGAACTATGGCAGGAGGCGAGGAGGGGTTGGCGGTGGGGAATGGCGCAATgttttgaggaggaggagggagcggttggtgaggaggttttttttttttgtttgttttttgaagagTTGGGTGGAGTAGGAGTAATTTTAAGTGGAAGGAGTAGATGAATGGCGGTTGTTAATTTGAGGGAATGGCAAGCCAAGAGTTCGAAAGGCAGGTCAAAAAATGGGAAAAGTACATGTCAATGTTAGAGGGCAAAGTACAATGGAGCCATGGTGAAATAGATAGTCATCAAAAACAAGACCGAGAGCGACACATGCACAGCATAGTATGGAAGCCAATTTCCACCaggatagaaaaataaaaaattaaataaaagtcaaaattttgtATCTCAAAATTTTGTCTTAGTATCTCAAAATGTTcataatgaattcattaatgaaaacatttgagttACCAAGTCAAAATTATGAGATAATTGGCCAAAAGAATAACTAAATGTAGAAGCTTTGGACTTAATATCTCAAAATTTTCAATTAGTAagttaaaattttaatttattatcttATAATTGTGTATCATGTCATAATTCTGACATATCATAGAGGTAaattttgttatatatttttttccttggCAGAAATGAGCTTCCATagtattttaagtttttaggGGACGATCTagttaaaatacaaaatctgGCAtcagccttttctctgtctgcaatgaatgaatttaaagtaATCACTTCAAAAACAAGATGGGATTAACCActgcacacattaaaaacttAATGCATAAGAAGAGAAGCAGAGTCGACTCTTTGCAGAACAAATTCCATCTGCAACGCTGTGCAGCCTTGAGCTTCATATTACAGGGAGCGGAGTGGCTGCTTTTGGttacatttttggaaaatgttACTCTGCATCAGATACTGGGGTGATGAGTCACAAGGCATCGCCTATACTGTGCAAAAGTGAACCAATGTGCTTTCCCAATGTATTACCAATTGCAACCATCCCTCCTCAGTGGGCAGTGACTCGTACCTGGTTGAGGTTGGAGGCCCAGTTCTGAGCCTCCTCGGCCTGAGCCTTATCTGTgagctgtttgtctgttctgctcTCCACTGTCACACTGCCCTCGCCAATCTGCCTAATGAATCGCAGGAACTACACAACAAcgaaacacatgacagcagaaaAGGATTTACCATTACCATTACTAATTGGTCAGGTTCATACTAACATACTGCTACTTTCTTTCCAAACTAACGAGTTTGTCGTAACCACAATAAAAATTAAGTCATCAACATTACCAATATGCTCCCAAGGAACTACTCtacaaaaatgttaaagaaaaggagaaaagataTGATGATAGATATGTAAAAAGAATGACACATGGTATAATAACGATGCAACAGCTGTCAGGGACACACTGAGTCACTGCTCACCTCTGTGTTTTGTAACTTCGGGTCATCAACCTTTGAGACGAGCTCATTAGCGGTCTGCCTCAGCTCCTCTCCTGGTTGATATTCTTTTGTCCTGTCGGattaacagcaaaaaaagaaaaaattaataTTATACTGTAAGGAGATATAAGATCAGGAACACTTCTATTTCATTTTGCATATGTAGGCTGGAACAAGTTAAGGCTGAAGGCTATACTTTGTTCATCAGTTTTCACTTCCTATTCAGACACTTTTGATGGAGCTTCAACAGACGCATCCACTTAAGAGGTCAAGAACATTATCAAGGTTAATTCAAATCTTCTATCTTTTATCTACCCGTGTCTATTCTCTATCCCCCAACAAGTGCCTTGCCTGTGCTCCACATTTATTGCAGTGAGACTGAAGTAGGGACTTATATAAGCCATATTTCAGCAGCGTACATTCAACGCTTTCTATCCAGGTCCCCCATTCCCTGCTCTAACCATTCATTCTCCTTGTCTCCCAGGTCTCCCAGCCACAACTTCTCCTCCGACTGTTCCAGATACTCTTCTGCCCAGCGTCCAGGATCTGGAGCACAGaccaaaaaaaggcaaaaattaGGTAGGCACAATGTAAAAATCACAtacaatgcaaaaataaaaaaggatctATCCAGGGCAAATTTCACGTTAGTAAAAATCGATGACACGTGACAGAAAAATTGTGCACATTTGAGGCAAAATACAGGACAGCAAAACAGAGTGACTATAACAAACTCAAGCTACCTGCAGCCTCAGCGATGAATTCTCTCGTCCAGTCGGCATCTGCTGCATCACCGAGAGCGCTGAGGCCCGGGGCGGATGCAGTGTCAGGACCTGAGACGAACTCAGCCGCCCAGTCACCAGAGAGGGCCAACGCTGCCACATCTGGAGCTACGACAGAAATATGTGCTGCTTTAAATGATGTGCAGACTTCAGCAAAGccatacaaaacacaaaagaaaatgtctgaatCTGGTATGCaaaaatacatgacaaaaataataataataataataataatgacgtGTACCTCTCTGAGGAGCTTGTCTGTAGCTCTGCTGGTCAATCTGCTGCATTTCCTCCAACAGCTGACCCATGTCAAATGTGTGTGGGGGACGTGGTGGTGCCTGAAGGAACTCATTCACCAGCtggagcaaaaataaaaacaagttactACAACTGATTCTTtaccagtttttttttagagattatATAAAAATGCTCCCTGTATACACAGAGCTACATGCCTGaacttattattaaatattatttaaatcaacacaaaatgctgAACATAGAAAGGAACATAAGCACTGACCTCTTCTTCAGTTGCAATTTCTATAGCAGTGGGGGGAATCTGAGAAAAAACAGGGACAAATTAGTTAACACAACTAGTGTCGAGCAGATAAGACTCAAATATTTACAATTCATAAGAAATGATTGGCTGAAAAATTCAGCTATTTGAACTATTATTTGGATATCTGCAAATTAACTGACTGTAGGTGTTGAGCGGTGCCGCCATGCCCCCCCTTCCTTGGTCATGTGACTGGTCAACTTCATGAGGGGATTGGTTCCCCCACATTCTGCCTCTACCAACTCCCgcatcgccatggcaacacaAGGATGAGGCAAACCCAATCAGACCACCTGAGAACTGAGAGGAGAACGAATAGATAGATGCATCactcagatttttgtttttcgcATGATTGCACACCATTCGACCCTGTGTtcgagaaaaaaaactgaagcacAGCGTTCAACGGTGTGACAagttaaaaaagacaaagaagtaGTGTTTATTACccaaatgaagatgaagatcaGGCTTCTTGAAGTTTTGTTttagtaaaaaacaaaatacaaagattTCCGATGACATTTACctactttaaatattcatttacttttttaattcaGCACCAAAAAATAATATAAGCACTTAGCAGGTAAAGCGTAGTATTATAAACATCGTTATATATAAACATCGcctaaataaaaattaaaaaaaaacattccctAGTGTTGCTGTCCCCTTCAAAAGGCAGACAAGCCAAGCAAGGTTAAATTCACACTGCACAGATAGACTCATGTCACGTAACCGAATTCAAGCTCCATCTGCTGTTTTCCGTGTCATTTCCTGGCTGAGAATGAACCATTAATAATGTGGATATGATGGCCcggcaggcacacacacactgcatatttCACTCTGCTAGTCTGGTAAGTTCAGAGGATTTTAGCTTTTAACTACACTGCAgcatttaaactgaaaaaagacaaaccaaaaTCACAGACAGGGCTGGTTAACGAacttaaataattatttatcaGAAGTCTTGTTAATCTTGTTAACTTGTTCTTTTACTAAATATTTCCtaatttaaattacattaaattaaatttgttgaGACAAGATCTAACATTTGGGCTTATTTTGTTAAATGCCATAAAGGGTTTTGTATTATTTCCAAGTAATAcactaaacaaataaactatcAAACTATAAAAACTGACATCCAAACATGGTTATAATGCACACATATACCACTATATCATATCACATCACTCGCCTGATTCTCCGAATGTAAATTAATAACCAAAGAAAAGTCCTTATGACGACGATGTCGTCACTAAGTACAAATACTGAGAATAATTATACGTGGTTCATGAGAAAACCCTGCTGCTCATCTCACTGACCTACATCCAGGTCCAGGGATGAACAGCTGACAAACTGTTGTACATGCTGCCCTACTCAACTTCTCTAACCCCCCTGGAGGGATATGTAATGGTGACAATTTCCATAATGAGCAGAAAGGGATAGAAATTTAAATCCCTGTCCTGCTACTCCTGCGGTCCACTATAGCAGCAGTATTCACCTAAAAACATAAGAGAGCCTCTTCCACAGGTGGGCTGCCACATCGCTCTCTCATGGTCTCTAGATGGTAGatttaagaatattttattgCCACAGCTGGTGTATGATGATTAGGGTCAAAGTAAGAGGATTAGATAAAGATATTAATACACACACTATCACAGACAGGCCACTGTGACACCTACTTACTCGCTCACTTAACTGTTACATACAAAACCACTATTACCTGTGCAACAAGGTGCATCCACCTCAGCACATATTCCACTTTTATTGACAATTATTCTAAGGTCACATAAAAGATATTATGCCGTGCATGTAAAAGCAACTCACTACCAGCTCTCACGCGTGTTTTATTAGCTGTCAAGCTGCTGTCATGTGTCAGAGACCAGTTAACCAGACTGAGCAGCACACTGatagcttttgtttttgcacgAAGCTAACTGAGGCTCCAGTCCAGCCCCCCCAGAAACAGCAACCTTAGCTCACATTAAACGTAACGTATATCTCAATGTGTACTCAACAACAAATAAACGTAAACAAACGTAAACAAATAAAGAGCCTTTCAACAATAGCGAGTGTGGCTAAGCGTGAGCTAACGGTGCTAGCCACGTTAGGGCCGGTGCAGAGGCATGAACAGACGGGTAGCATGATGCTCATCTCACCGCcgacagcagctgctggagcCGTAACCGACAGCCTCTCTTCTCCCGGTGGTGTGGTCCTCTCCGTCCGCTTTTATCAGAGCAGTGTCAAACCTCCACTCCCGGTAAacgtctgaaaaaaaaacccaacagcctgctgtgtgtttatcagcGCTGCTCTTTTATTTACCTTCCTCCTCCATGACCCGCACAAAACCCTTCAACCACCACCACCGAGCGGTTGGAGTGTGGCGTTACGTTTAGTTACGTATTCTCCAACGGCCGTACGTAAGAACCGTTAgggcatgaaaaaaataataaacggGACTGtttacgtaaaaaaaaaaaaatagcgcAGGAGCTCAAAGTCCAGCAAATCAATGTCAGAGTTAAAGGTGCGGTGTGTGACATTTggggactttattttcagaataaggcaaacatgaaatataatattcataactatgttttcattcatgtgtaATCACTTGTTATTGTTACTTAGaaattagccttttatatctacaggatgaatattttatttatttaattcatttaatgggaccatgtac
The nucleotide sequence above comes from Larimichthys crocea isolate SSNF chromosome XVI, L_crocea_2.0, whole genome shotgun sequence. Encoded proteins:
- the pex5 gene encoding peroxisomal biogenesis factor 5 isoform X3; protein product: MAMRELVEAECGGTNPLMKLTSHMTKEGGAWRHRSTPTIPPTAIEIATEEELVNEFLQAPPRPPHTFDMGQLLEEMQQIDQQSYRQAPQRAPDVAALALSGDWAAEFVSGPDTASAPGLSALGDAADADWTREFIAEAADPGRWAEEYLEQSEEKLWLGDLGDKENEWTKEYQPGEELRQTANELVSKVDDPKLQNTEVSVDSAEAWVDEFATAGPDFQEAKAAVESDVDFWEKLQQEWEEMAKRDAESHPWLSDFDQLLSTSYDKGYQFEEDNPYLSHPDPLSEGVKRMEAGDIPGAVRFFESAVQREPDNQLAWQYLGTCQAENEQEFAAISALRRCIELKNDNLTALMALAVSFTNESLHRQACETLRDWLKHNPKYHSVWEQNELERQKEGARDRNKDRERFGSLLPESLFTDVQSLFLHAANSDPSQVDPQLQCGLGVLFNLSGEYDKAVDCFSAALSVTPQDYLLWNKLGATLANGSRSEEAVAAYRRALELQPGFVRSRYNLGISCVNLGAHREAVEHFLEALSLQRQAAGDRARAVRGPGGAAATMMSDNIWSTLRMALSMMGESSLYAAADRRDLDTLLAHFCQREVEGGTE
- the pex5 gene encoding peroxisomal biogenesis factor 5 isoform X1, with protein sequence MAMRELVEAECGGTNPLMKLTSHMTKEGGAWRHRSTPTIPPTAIEIATEEELVNEFLQAPPRPPHTFDMGQLLEEMQQIDQQSYRQAPQRAPDVAALALSGDWAAEFVSGPDTASAPGLSALGDAADADWTREFIAEAADPGRWAEEYLEQSEEKLWLGDLGDKENEWTKEYQPGEELRQTANELVSKVDDPKLQNTEFLRFIRQIGEGSVTVESRTDKQLTDKAQAEEAQNWASNLNQFLTETGGGSLPLEPAERDQKIEKVKAKQAEQWAKVVRQVSVDSAEAWVDEFATAGPDFQEAKAAVESDVDFWEKLQQEWEEMAKRDAESHPWLSDFDQLLSTSYDKGYQFEEDNPYLSHPDPLSEGVKRMEAGDIPGAVRFFESAVQREPDNQLAWQYLGTCQAENEQEFAAISALRRCIELKNDNLTALMALAVSFTNESLHRQACETLRDWLKHNPKYHSVWEQNELERQKEGARDRNKDRERFGSLLPESLFTDVQSLFLHAANSDPSQVDPQLQCGLGVLFNLSGEYDKAVDCFSAALSVTPQDYLLWNKLGATLANGSRSEEAVAAYRRALELQPGFVRSRYNLGISCVNLGAHREAVEHFLEALSLQRQAAGDRARAVRGPGGAAATMMSDNIWSTLRMALSMMGESSLYAAADRRDLDTLLAHFCQREVEGGTE
- the pex5 gene encoding peroxisomal biogenesis factor 5 isoform X2 produces the protein MAMRELVEAECGGTNPLMKLTSHMTKEGGAWRHRSTPTIPPTAIEIATEEELVNEFLQAPPRPPHTFDMGQLLEEMQQIDQQSYRQAPQRAPDVAALALSGDWAAEFVSGPDTASAPGLSALGDAADADWTREFIAEAADPGRWAEEYLEQSEEKLWLGDLGDKENEWTKEYQPGEELRQTANELVSKVDDPKLQNTEFLRFIRQIGEGSVTVESRTDKQLTDKAQAEEAQNWASNLNQVSVDSAEAWVDEFATAGPDFQEAKAAVESDVDFWEKLQQEWEEMAKRDAESHPWLSDFDQLLSTSYDKGYQFEEDNPYLSHPDPLSEGVKRMEAGDIPGAVRFFESAVQREPDNQLAWQYLGTCQAENEQEFAAISALRRCIELKNDNLTALMALAVSFTNESLHRQACETLRDWLKHNPKYHSVWEQNELERQKEGARDRNKDRERFGSLLPESLFTDVQSLFLHAANSDPSQVDPQLQCGLGVLFNLSGEYDKAVDCFSAALSVTPQDYLLWNKLGATLANGSRSEEAVAAYRRALELQPGFVRSRYNLGISCVNLGAHREAVEHFLEALSLQRQAAGDRARAVRGPGGAAATMMSDNIWSTLRMALSMMGESSLYAAADRRDLDTLLAHFCQREVEGGTE